CCCacctcccaaaaaaaaaaaaaaaaaaaattctaaaggccataatgactataatgttatattaaacgttaatgttgaaaaatttcagatgcacctgtttcagccgtatttatgcccattgaaaatgaatgcattttagtacaatgcaaatacattcaagaaccatatacagtatgtgtactaccagcctcctcactggtgcttggttggaACATTTAGCTCGAGtcctcttgagtctctgccatggacatcttcgtactaggctacatacgtctgctatttccttgctggagtgtgatgGGATTTGTGTCATGTAGGTGCTATGGATTGCGTataaaccaatagggtgtcagaatggtattatgtttatacttctcatccaaccacaatcaaatccactctatccagatggcgcgatttatctggataagttttgggttttttattggtgtttttttgaacgatgccaagccggaatgaaaacaagctgaaatgaaataggagtaacgaggctatttttaaaatgtaaggagtagaaagtacagataatcgcttgaaattttcagaagtagaagtaaaaagtaggctgaaaaataattactccagtaaagtatagaaacccaaaatttctacttaagtaaagtaaCAAAGTAtatgtacttagttacttgacacctctgatggtaagtaagctaaacaaactaacgactgcactgctagttagcaaAACGTGTATGTTCAAATCTCTCTTTTCACTTGCAGACTGCGATGTCACGTGTCCAAATCACCTATGTAACTGTGCCACAAATATGGTTTTACACGCCATTATTTAACATTACGTCATAGGTGACACTAATTTATTATCATGTATGTGTGGCATATCTCttatatcagtgattatacctaacatggttataacgtggggctagtgggccaaagctgtctttggttttaataagtttcagtttggcttgccaAATTTGCTGAGAGATTATCAGAATAGaaattcataaattggagctaaaaagtaaaagttcaataaaacagggcaaaaagtcagaaatgaggccagttcaTAAGATTCATTTCATTAATATAGgccaaaaatcattaacacatgataatataaatataatatgattttaaaaagtttacaaATTCATgtatctgagattaaaatcaccatgtagaaataagataactatTATGAGAGAAGGAGTCTGTGTTTTTTatcattatattgaatttttcatgtCATAATTGTGATTGACAAACATaacttgactgctgctttatgtaaaagttaagttttttatttcttttactttcagcaagttatgctactttatttatgacactGTGCAAAATAcactacccctgaataatatgtcgtaatgcaaaataataaattgcacaaaatgaagttactagTGAAGTGACAcactacttgagtagtcttttaGTAAGGTAgttatttactcttactcaagtacttatcCTTATgggtacttttacttttacttgagtactgttactgtgtactctacccaccactgatTACATTATATTCTATAAGTCAGTATCTTGTGTTTAAATTTTGTGTCCCCTTGTTCACTTATTTGTGTCCCtatttcttgtaatttttctgcacaaataaaataaataaatgatttttttaaaaagaaaagaaaatgtaaccTGCAAAACACAATGCCCACAACATTTTTTGTATGGAATTTAGAGATAGAAATCACCATTTCTTTTTATTGCTGCCTTCACGCAGTGCCTCCATGCTTCccttcagaaatgtcagtaaatttgTTTAATCTCCCTTCGCTATCCCCTTACTGAGGTTGAGTCTGTTGCCTGTGCATCTCTACGAGTGAtcagagggagaggaaaaggaATAGAGACGAGAGCTGTTATGTCCCTCCTGTTGATGTATGAgcatttaagacaataacaggATAGTGACTGTCTCTACGAAATGCCTTATGCtttatatcaatgaaaatgtaactatacctcattatttaaattaacaacaaaaatattctttctctttagcacataaacacacagtgtCTAAGTACAGAAGAGGACTAGGGCCATTTTCgatggagaaaataattttgggcaaatcgagattaaagtcaaaatgaagagaataaagttgaaacttGCTGTTACCAACAGTGGATCTTAGACACTGTGTTTTGATCTAATGAGAGAAAATCTCTTTGTTGTTTAATCCAGTAATTAGAAATTGTAAAACATGTTCATTGATATGAGGCGTACGATTCACTGTTATCatcttaaatactcatacatcaATAGGGGGACATTAAAAGCGCttctgtctcttcctctccatctgatcacctgcagagacacacagacTCAACCATGAtttcgactttattcttgtCATTTCAACTTCAATCTCAATTTGCCccaaattattttctccttcagaatggccctaatcctcttcagTCTAAGATCTGCTTTTTGTAATAGCAGGTTTAGACTTTATTCTCGACATTTTGACTTTACTCTTgacatttctaatttttttctcaacatttcgactttaatctcaacatttccacttttatctccTCATTTCCACTGTAATCTcctcatttcaactttaatctcctcatttcaactttaatctcgtCATTTCAACTATAATCTCATGACTTCCACTTTATTCTCGTCACTTCTACTTTGATCTTGTCACTTtgactttgtttacatttcGACTTTAACCTTGTCATATAGACTTTATTCTcgacattttgactttttccccatcatttcaactttaatctggacatttcaactttaatcttgTCATTTCACCTTTAATCTTGTCAGTCCGTCTCTAATCTCGTCATTTCTACTTTAATCTTGTCACTTCAACTTTAATCTAGTCACTTCAACTTTATTGTCGATGTTTcgactttaaagggatacttcaacattttggcaaatttgcccattgccataattcctacagtcttagtaataggttggtttcctttagttgtcggtgcaagctgtttctagatctggggggacagATAGACAAGCTGCACACCTAATGCTATGTAAGCAGAGGGTActttggctttccctcatcaaatacacaatccaacaactccaaaacgctctcatggacaagttgtgacctgtacattcaccacgctatgaaataatcttGTAACATTACGTATGGAGATGTTTTAATCTCgacatttttgctttaatctcatcattttgactttaatctctagATTTCAACCTTAAtatcatcattttgactttaatctcatcactttcatatttaattttatcacTGACTTGAATCAccacatttaaacttttttctcgacatttcaactttaatcttgTCATTCAGACTTTATTCTCGACATTTCTTTACCCTcgacattttgactttattcttgtcatTTCGACTGTAATATTGACAGTCCAACTGTAATTTTGTCATTTCGCCTTTAATCTTGTCATTCCGTCTCTAATCTCATCATTTCTACTTTAATCTTGTCACTTCgactttatttttgacatttcgaCTATAATCTCGACATTTTGGCTTTAATCTAATTATGTCGACTTTATTCTCGACATTTCAACTTCAATCTTGTCATTTCACCTTTAATCTTATCATTCCATCTCTAATCTAgacatttcgactttaatcttgCCATTTGAACTTTAATCTTGATTTGCTCAAAATGATTTTCTCCTTGGAAGGTGCACTTTATCCTCTTCTGTTAAGTTTCTACGCTGATAACTTagcttgttttgataaagacagCAGTGAGCAATGTCGGCTTGTGTAGGCTGTGCATGAAGGTCAAAGCACAACCGTACACCGTTAGCAAGCAATTAGCAGCACTGCTAACAATAGCTCTGACTGGGCTGCTATGTTTAAGTGTATAAGGTGGTATCGCTGCCCATTAATAAAATGCAACATACCTAACACTAGTCTGAACAGACACCCGtatacagctttaactttattttttaatgttatgcTGAAATCACTGTTCCGAAGAgttctcattttcatttttaactcatgGGTCAAAGGATTTGGGCTCCCAAACAGCACAGTTTGAAATTTAAGCTTATAAATCAccaaagactcatttaaatgaaaagttttcaCCCAAAAAGGAACAGAACCAGCATCGCTTAGGCAAAGTACGCGGATGGATTGCTCTTATCAATACAGCCCAACAGTGTAGTTCCAGCAGTAAAATTCCCATTAATTTCTTTACAGTGGATTTGATTATCAGCCAAGACGTCAGAAATATTAAGTTAAACATACCTcagctacctgagtgtgaaatgaAGATAGAAGCTCCTGTACAAAACAAGTTTGTAAGAAATCAACCTCTTTTagtgaaaaacatgtttatttgtgaTGTCAGTCAAAAATACTTAAGttcccacaatcctagagtacCACGGTGATGTCTTTAATTGGAGGGGTCTTCGGTAACCATGGAAACATGAACATTcactgttgatgatgatgataaatgtAGCCGTAGAAGAAAAACATATACAATGtctaaaaagtattcaccccttggatatTGTAcccttttattattgttttaaatcaatcatggtcaatacaatttggctttttgaccaaaaaaatttaaaaaaatagaaaccccattaatgtcaatgtgaaaacagatttctacaaagtaaagtaatatcaattaaacaaaaatgtgaaataagtgactgcataaaaattcGTCCCCTTCAAACCAGTATtcagttcaatcaggagagaccagtgactgatttaaagataacattttaccttacatatgtGATATTGAATTATTGTCGGAGTCTCTTTGGCATTGAACTCCACAAGGACATAGCATGATCGAAGGGTGTCTGCCCTGAGCGGCGGAAAGATCTATCCCCCtggagtccagacactggtggtggtggtgatggctGAAGATGACATCTTTATCCATCTGAACGTTGATGGACTTGTAGACTTGGCAGTGATGGGGAGGTGGAGGGTTGCTCGGAACCCCCGCCATGAATGGGCTGATGGAGGAGGAAGCCACATTTAAAAGGGGCAGCAGTGATATGTTAGGCCAACAGTGAGGACGTGGAGCAGTGCTATTGGATAGGTGTGACCAGGTGATGTGAACAGCTGATTATGATGTAACAGAGAGCATGAGTGAGgaaatacatgaaaatgtgCAGACATGAACCACTAAGAGAGAATATGGTCTTCCAGACTGAACTTAGGCTAAGTTTTATTAGATGagcctttggctgcaatcacagcactgagtctgtgtggatagatctcagtCAGGCTCCAACATCTGGACACatactcaagctctgtcaatTTGCACAGGGaccaggcatgaacagcccttttcaagtccagcctcaaATTCTCTCTtgggttgaggtctgggctttgactcggccactcctgaacatccaccttgttgtctttacaccatctctatgtagctttttctgtatgctttgggCAGTTGTCCTGCTggagctgtagttctcttgcagactgaataagactgtcctccagaattttccttatttatgtcacattcattttatcctctacatTTACAAGCTTTTCAGGGTTggctgcctagaagcatccccacagtcagtgtttggtgtccgcctgatggtcaaaaaacaccattttgtttttttggtctcatcagaccaagaactttcttccacttgaccatggagtctcccacatgccttttggtgaactctagtccagatttaatctgagttttctttcttcttttcttcgccactctcctataaagctttgactgatgaagaacctggccaacagttgtatgcagagtctctcccatctcagctgatgaggcttgtaactccttcagagcagtcatacAGCAGGTGTCTTGTCgccctctctcactagtctccttcttgcacagtcactcagtttgtgaggacagcctgatctaggcagatttacacgttccacattccttacattttcatgatgatggatttaactgaattctggtggatgttcagtgccttttattttttctgtatccatcccctgacttatactttttaataaccatTTCTCTGAtgtgcttgaagtgttcttttttttcatagtgtaatggtggCAAGGAATACTGTTCAACGAGTgtctggaccttccagacacagctgtctttatactacaatcacttgagaggcattcattgcactcaggtgatccctatttcactaattgtgagactactagcacaaACTGTCTGGCCCTGTGATGAATAAGGtcggtcactttaaagggggtggatatttattcagtcacttattttacattccatgtttttgataaattagcattattttgtagagaacagttttcactttgacattgaattttttttttttttttggtcaaaaaaagccaaattatgctGCCTATAATTGATTTATACAAACAATAAAAGGAtagaacatccaagggagtgattCTTTTATTGAGCACTGAATGGATTTAAAATCAGGGTTTAAAAGATCCAGATCCTTGATGAGTTCAGCTccaataaaagatgaaaaagtggTCAGCCTATTAATTTGACCGCTCACACTATGAATCAGGAAGAAACCATTTAACCCACCGCGTCTTTTAATAAAaggtacttttattttttgtacttttttcaagctttacctgatgatgaaaaataaaagtgtaaacaGTGACAGCAGTGATGGCCGACAtcatttgtttctgtgtttgattattttattaaatattatcACTTTATTGTtagcttttaatttttaaaataattgttaTTGAATTTGTTGTATTACTATTTGATGCTTTGGGAAAATTGTTTTGCAGTTTTCATGCCgttgaattaatttaaattgAGCTGTCACTGAGGAGTGTTAGCTGAGTTCATAAAATAAATTGAACTGAGACGCATGTTTCCCCAATCAGGTCCTCATCAGTCAGTGGATATGTAACAGGATAACCTGGTCACTAAGATGAAACCTCTCTAACCCTCTCCGTTCCTATTAGATGCAGCATCAGgacccttcctctctctctctctctctctctctctctcgcccacctccctcctctctgacGCTCCCCCTGTGTCTCTGCTGCCTTTGTCTTTGAGCGCTTTATATCAGGAAAACGATCTAAGTGATCTTGATCCTCCTTAAGAGTTCCGCATCTGTATGGTACTTTGGTCTGGGACCTGTGGATCAAAGAGGGGCCAGTCCCCGCGTCTGGATTTGAGAGCATCTCAGAGATGCTGAATCCACTTGTTTTGGACATTACGGAGCAGTAAGGGCTGAACTTTTCCAAACACTTGAGTAAGTGCGCATCAGCAGAAAGTGAAGAAAGGAGAGAGCGCCGAGGGGAGGGGGGCCTGCTTTTAAAAGTTAGATCCTAATACCAACTACGTGTAGCTCAGCTACCTTTTCTCTTTAAAAGGGTGCCTCTTTAGCCAGCAAAATTTCACCCAAAAGCAGACAACAGGATCGTCCTGCGCTGACGCGGCTGGTCGGCAGGAAGCGGCTGGTGGCGGCAGGGGTCCTGGGGGTCGTTATGGTCCTGGTTCTGGTCATCCTCATTCCAGTTCTGGTCAACTCAGCGGGGACAGCGGCGCACTACGAGATGCTGGGTACCTGTAGGATGGTGTGCGACCCTTACGGGACCAAATCTCCCACCAGCACCGCCACGGCGGACACGGTCCGGGACAACAGCCTCGTGCAGTCCTTGCCCACCTTTATCCAAGGTCCGAAAGGGGAGCCGGGTCGTCCAGGTAAGGTGGGTCCGAGAGGACCTCCCGGTGAGCCGGGACCTCCCGGTCCAGCGGGGCCCCCTGGAGAGAAAGGAGAGCCCGGCAGATCTGGCTTACCGGGACCTCCGGGACCAAACGCAGCTGCCGGCGCCATCAGCGCGGCCACCTACAGCACCGTGCCCAAGATCGCCTTTTACGCAGGGCTGAAGAAGCAGCACGAGGGCTACGAGGTGCTCAAGTTCGACGACGTTGTGACCAATCTGGGAAACCACTACGATCCCACGACCGGGAAGTTCACATGCTCCATCCCCGGGATTTATTTCTTCACGTACCACGTTCTGATGCGCGGAGGGGACGGCACGAGCATGTGGGCAGATCTGTGCAAAAACAACCAGGTAACAGAAACTGAGCAGTAAAGTCAAAACAGAGTTTAACACGCAGCTGTGAGGGATCTGTGGCTGTAAAGTTAAGAACGGAGAATTTTACGCAATCGTGCGCTTTTATTGGAGTTACGCTAGCGCCAATTTACCCCACAAGTCTCATCAGACACATTTTAAACGAATCAGACTACAGTTTAAGTTTAGAGCAGCATCACTTCATTATTTCATGAACAAAAGAAGCGCAGCAATTCACTTACACATTTATATCAGCAACATCCATGATCTTTCCAAATCCAGTCTCCACAGGGAGTCTCCTAACGTGTAGGCTGTGCGTAATTTTGTGGTTTTGGTGGAGGAATTTGAATCTAGAGGGAGATGGAGCTTCAAAGCCTCATGATCTGTGGCTCAAAGACCAGGGGTCAGAATATGGTGTGTGGTGTCCATGATGTTTGCCAATATCCATCACTGAGGCCTAGGCTACACAAGGGAGGCTTTTAATAATTCAGACAATTATCTGTAGGTGGTGAAAAATCCCTTATCTGTCTACATATAAGCAGAATTATCACTACCTACCCAGTGTTGAGAAATGGTAGTGAACTCTGTAAAAGTGATGcatatcattattgttatcataattattttattattattataagaagaaaagacaaagatgaCTGAAATGGTAATGAAATGTGAGCGGGGGCCACAGAGGTCCTCAGCTGCCCCTCGTCTCCTCTGCTTGTGTATTTGCTCCGTCACTGTGTCCTGCTCTCTGTGCGTCTCCGTAGTGATCAGCCTGTCAGCAGCAGATCTAATCCACGGGGCAAACCAGTGTTGCAGCGTCGGTCCACCAAGCACATCCCTGCCTGTCAGCCTGCAACTGTAATGCGTCTGCAGAGCGCAGAGAACACAGCAAAAATCTCTGGGATTAGACCAGCAGAGCTGCACGCCATGACAAATCAGATGCTGAAAGACACGTTTCAATTAGGAGGAGTGCTACTGAGATGTTCAGACATTTCCACAGGGGAAAACCATAAATGTGAGACACATGCAGGCACTGCCTTTACTCTCTAATCCATATTAAATTCACTTTTAAAGCTGGCACTCTCTCAGACATCCTGTTTCTAAGATGGCAATCATTGGACTTGTTTCAGAGCAGAGCATTTGCTTTTTCtgttatttcctttcattttaaagcacaaTTTCAGAgagtaaaatcaaaatttttgaGCTTTAAAGATTCTTTGCAGAGCTGAGCACAAAAGATGACGCATTTAAAGGAAGATATTTGGAGTTCAATCACATGTACAGAGCTTATATTTGATCTAAGGCTTTCTATGGAGCTGAAACGTGGTTAAAAATGAACAACTAGGATTAATGAGTGGACATGACCTCTAAATGACTATTTATGGACTTTATTTAGGAATTAATGGCAGGAATCAACCTTAAAAAGTCAAGGTGAAATAAGCGGACCACCATTTAAATTGTACGGTTCAGGACTGAACtccttgtcttttcttttccctCTCCTTTTTCCTAAAGCTGCCATCAGCCATGACCTCGTCTATAAATGCTGGACATCTCCCCCACGTTTACACCTTtgcatattttgacataaaaacaaacagcttcTTAAATATTGCTCATCATCAGTTAAATACTAAAATATCATCTATAATGCTTTATTTGTATGCCACTTGTAAACAAGGTTATTAGTAGACTCAACCATAATTATTAGCTAAtttattcttcatttaaaaGCATGCTTTATGGGTGCATCAGTAAAGAGTGAGGGTCAGTCATGTGCACAGATGATGCAGAGATTTGCATCCATTAATGCCTCTTTGATTTCATGTTTATCTAATACTCTAATAAATATGAGCCCATCAtttataaaatgtgaaaacagacaCTCTGATTGAGATGCTTTATGTCAGTTATCATCAGCTCCAAAGAATCCTATTCACCAGCAGAAGAATAttcaattcagaaaatgtgaggaagGAAAAGTATGTTGTGGTACTTTAACCCttagaattccaggtgaagtgGGCCACAGCTCCTATCCAGGTACGTCCAAATTGAACTGTATGCTGTGTGGGAATGATTTGGAGTTcaagcacaaacacagagtCTGTAGAAAGGTGACACTCTGACGTTTCCTCCGCTGTCAGATTCACTGTCGCTGCTACTGTTTTTGAGTAATTCaacaaaagttgtttttttcctcccgTCTGAATTTGAAACAGAGGCCTGCAGATCACTGTGGCTGTGAGGTTTTAGCAGGAAAACTCAACTGAACGGAGGCATGAAGCCTTAGCTAGTTTAGGTTTAAAGATGACTACAATAGAGCAGAAACGGAGGGTTTAtcacctgtttttatgaggaaaagtcTAGGTGTCTAGGTAATAATAGcctggaaaaaaagacattattacAGCAAACACACTGAACTATTGTGACCAACAATggcaaatttgaaaatatacaaaacagGTTCATGAATCTTTATAGATGTTATCCTGTTTTTGGACTAAATATTTGACTGGATCTAGATTGTGTGGACTCAGGACTGTTTTGATAGAATAATATGATCAGGAGAGCTTCTTATGGTGAgctgtcacatttttttgtagtttgTAGCCTGATAAATGCTACAGTTGTGTCTGCTGTGGGAGTTTTATCCTGGAATGATTAACGtggtcagaattctgagaatcaGCGCTTTCTGTAGGTGTATAACATGTTAAATTCACATATTATGAAAAATtaatagttgcaaaaaaaataaaaaataaaaatgtgccaaCCCGTCAGTGGGCCCTTGGATTTTTAGGGGCTTACTCCATGGTTTCCCAGTCTGGGGGACAGAGGGAGGGGGCCTCCAAAGATCTCATGGGCAGCAAAAAAGCTTTGTCTGATCTAAGGTGATACCATGATAAAACATTGACCGTATTTCCTCTAATAAAGACCAGGACTCAAACCCAGGCCGTGGCTGGAGTCGGGGTCGTGGTCCACTTGAACAAATACGGGCCGCCCTGATAGGCCAGGCttgtttcagtgtgttttgCTTGTAGACAGCACAGTGTTTATCACTTTCACACAGGAATCTATTTAAAACTTCACAGCCTCTTGACTCTCTGGTAGAGGTCGTCACACGTGACGCTACTCGGCCAATCAGAGGGACGTGGAGGAGCAGTGCAGACCGAGAGATAAACAGAGTGAGTCACAGCAGAGATGGTTTGATCATGaggaaaagacagaagaaaacgTTTTTCTTCCTTCAGCCAGGATGAACTGATGCATGGTGATTCTCTCCCACACTACAGGTGGTTTAACCCAGTATACCCAGTAACCCAGTATGTTTCACCACTGCGGTGATGTCTAACATCACTACAGGACAAAATGGTCGGTGTATTTTCTGGCGGTTTCTGGTTGAGCCTCAAAAATCGGAAGAAACtcttgttcttttgtttttgacagaaaatggaaaaaaataaaacaatggagcttatttcacttttttttcttgcttctgataaaaggagaaaaaattgGACATTTTccgttttttcttgttttttcaaaacatgtaaaaaatgaaaaacaatttttttttaaattggttcaattttgatttattttgtggaaatgtttatttattaacaCCAGTGGATGGCAGTATGTCTGTGTTTATATGGTTTCTAGCTTATAAGCCAacatttgcttgtttttctctctaattattcatttatatatttatttactgaATTATTTACTTTGTACACacattgttaatttttttagtttttaattttttaattttgaatcttagtcttttgattacatgttTTAGTTTAGTGACATATTaatcatttctaccctttttggttttattctagttttagtcaacgaaaactcaaaaatattttagtacataaaaattcctcacattttagtcttaacttttagtccaagcgtttattctcttgcctaaatctggtaccaaatcatggtagtgtgttctctgcactctgccaaacctggggtccctgctttctacagctgagaggcagaaaggCAACAGATGCAATGTCTTCTGACAGATttacacacagtggagaaatatcttggattttaaatgtcGAACAAGaactaaatgacattttagtc
Above is a genomic segment from Cheilinus undulatus linkage group 19, ASM1832078v1, whole genome shotgun sequence containing:
- the c1ql3a gene encoding complement C1q-like protein 3; this translates as MVLVLVILIPVLVNSAGTAAHYEMLGTCRMVCDPYGTKSPTSTATADTVRDNSLVQSLPTFIQGPKGEPGRPGKVGPRGPPGEPGPPGPAGPPGEKGEPGRSGLPGPPGPNAAAGAISAATYSTVPKIAFYAGLKKQHEGYEVLKFDDVVTNLGNHYDPTTGKFTCSIPGIYFFTYHVLMRGGDGTSMWADLCKNNQVRASAIAQDADQNYDYASNSAVLHLEPGDEVYIKLDGGKAHGGNNNKYSTFSGFIIYAD